Within the Bradyrhizobium cosmicum genome, the region GGTGCCGCACGAAGGCCGTGGATGGCCGGGACAAGCCCGGCCATGACGATCGCGGGCATCCGCATCGCCATCTCACGCCGTATGGGCCTTGTACGCCGCTTCATCCATGAGGCCGCCGAGCTCGCCCTTGTCGGCAATCCTGATCTTGAAGAACCAGGCCTTGCTTTGCGCATCGGAATTGACCAGGGCCGGCTCGGCGGTGAGGGCGTCATTCACCTCGAGCACTTCGCCGGTCACAGGCGCGTAAACGTCGGAGGCGGCCTTGACCGATTCCACCACGGCGGCAGCTTCCGCCTTCTTCAGCGCGCGGCCGACCTTGGGCAGTTCGACGAACACGACGTCGCCGAGCTGCGACTGCGCGTAGTCGGTGATGCCGACGGTGGCGACATCGCCGTCGATGGCGAGCCATTCATGGTCGGAGGTGTACAGCGTCGTGGTCATTCTCGGATCCTCAGCGTTTGTAGGTGTTTTTCACGAAGGGCATCGCGGCGACTGTGAGGGCCAGGCGCTGGCCGCGCACCTCGGCGAAGATTTGCGTGCCGAGCGCGCTCGATGCAGTGGGCACGTAGCCCATCGCGACCGGCGCATTCAGGCTCGGGCCGAAGCCGCCCGATGTCACTTTTCCAATCGGCTCGCCGCCTGCGCTGGTCGCGAACAGCAGCGCGCCTTCGCGCACCGGCGCGCGGCCCTGGGCCAGCAGGCCGACACGGCGGCGGGATGCGCCGTTGTCGAAATGAGCGAGGATCTTTTCCGCACCCGGAAATCCGCCGGCGCGCGCGCCGCCGCGGCGTCGGCTCTTCTGCACCGACCATTCCAGCGCGGCCTCGACCGGGGTGGTGTCCGTGTCGATGTCGTGGCCGTAGAGGCAGAGCCCGGCTTCCAGCCGCAGGCTGTCGCGGGCACCCAAGCCGATCGGCATCACGTCGGGGTTTTCCAGCAGGGTCTTTGCAAGCCGCTCGGCATCGGCGGCGGGGACCGAAATCTCGAATCCGTCCTCGCCGGTGTAGCCGGAGCGCGAGACGAAACAGTCGAGGCCGGCGACCTTGTGCGGGCCGGCGTCCATGAACTTCATGGATGGCGCCTCTGCACATAATTTCGCCAGCACCGATTCCGCCTTCGGGCCCTGCAACGCGACCAGCGCGCGGTCTTCAAGCGAATCGATGATGCAGTCGCCGGAGAGATTCGCGCGCAGATGCGCTTCGTCGGCGTCCTTGCAGGCGGCGTTGACGACCAGGAACAGGTGGTCACCGAAATTGGCGACCATGAGATCGTCGAGGATGCCGCCGCCCTCATTGGTGAACTGGGCGTAGCGCTGCCGGCCCGGTGCAATCGCGACGATATCCTGCGGCACCAGCCGCTCCAGCGCGCGGGCGGCGTCCTCGACCTTGCCCGATTTCGGCCGGAGCGCGATCTGGCCCATGTGGGAGACGTCGAACAGGCCGGCGGAAGAGCGGGTCTGCAGGTGCTCTTTGAGCACGCCCGCGGGGTACTGCACCGGCATGTCATAGCCCGCGAACGGCACCATCTTGCCGCCGAGGGATAGATGCAGCCCGTGAAGGGGCGTTCTTTTCAGGGAGTCTTGGTCGTCGCGCGCAAGCATTACGGGGCCCTCGGCGGTTCCCCGAGGACGATTCCCCGGTGGACACCAGTCGAAGCCCCATCTGTCGCTGTGCCTGAGAGTATTATCCCGTCGGCGGACGCTGTCCGGGCCTTAAACCCGCCAGTGCCTCTTTCCAGATGTCGTCAAAGCCACGCGGTCCTTTTGCCTGAGAGTTTCCGGGGCGGTTGCTCCTTCGGCGCCGGCACCAATGCCGGTCTCTCCCGACGTGGCCGTACGATACAGATGGGTACAGACCACAGGGCGGCCAAGCCTGTCAACGCAGGCTTTGCGCCTTTCCAAAGGGATTGCAACGGGATTGCGCTGAGGCGGCAACCCACTGATCTGTCTGCACAGTTTCTGGACAGCGAAGCTGGCCTTGTCTAAAAGCGCTCTGGCCCGCAGATATCAGTCCAAACTCGCGGTTTGGAAGGCAAGTCAGCGGGTCCAAGCACACCCGATTGGATGAACATGAGCGGCGTCAACGAGATCAGGTCGACCTTTCTGAACTTCTTTGCCGAGAACGGCCACGAGATCGTGTCGTCCTCGCCATTGGTGCCGCGCAACGATCCGACACTGATGTTCACCAATGCCGGCATGGTGCAGTTCAAGAACGTCTTCACCGGCGTCGAGAAGCGGCCCTATCAGCGCGCCACCACGTCGCAGAAATGCGTGCGCGCCGGCGGCAAGCACAACGACCTCGACAATGTCGGCTATACCGCGCGCCATCTCACCTTCTTCGAGATGCTCGGCAACTTCTCGTTCGGCGACTATTTCAAGGAACGCGCGATCGAGCTCGCCTGGACGCTGATCACCAGGGAATACGGACTGAAGAAGGACAAGCTGCTCGTCACCGTCTACCACACCGACGACGAGGCGGCTGATCTGTGGAAGAAGATCGCGGGCTTCTCCGACGACCGCATCATCCGCATTCCGACCTCGGACAATTTCTGGGCGATGGGCGACACCGGTCCGTGCGGCCCGTGCTCGGAGATCTTCATCGACCGCGGCGATCACATCTGGGGCGGACCGCCGGGCTCGCCGGAAGAGGACGGCGACCGCTTCCTCGAGTTCTGGAATCTCGTGTTCATGCAGTATGAGCAGGTGACGAAGGAGGAGCGCGTGGATCTGCCGCGTCCCTCGATCGACACCGGCATGGGCCTCGAGCGCATGGCCAGCATCATGCAGGGCGTCGACAGCGTGTTCGAGACCGACTTGTTCCGTCATTTGATCGACGCGACGTCGTCCGCGCTCGGCAGCGGGCCGAATGAGCAGACCATGGCCTCGTTCCGCGTCATCGCCGACCATTTGCGCTCCTCGGCCTTCCTGGTCTCCGACGGCGTGCTGCCCTCGAACGAGGGCCGCGGCTATGTGCTGCGCCGGATCATGCGCCGGGCGATGCGCCATGCGCAGCTGCTGGGCGCGAAAGAGCCGCTGATGCACCGGCTGGTCTGGGCGCTGGTGCGCGAGATGGGCCAGGCCTACCCCGAGCTGATGCGCGCGGAGAATTTGATCGAGGAAACGCTGCGGCTGGAAGAGACCCGCTTCCGCAAGACGCTGACCCGCGGCCTTGCCATCCTCGACGAGAAGAGCGCGTCCCTGAAGAAGGGCGACATGTTCGACGGCGACGTCGCCTTCACGCTGTACGACACCTATGGCTTCCCGCTCGACCTGACGCAGGACGCGCTGAAATCGCGCGGCATCGGCGTCGATCAGGCCTCGTTCACCGACGCGATGGAGCGCCAGAAGGCCAAGGCGCGCGAGTCCTGGAAGGGCTCGGGCGAGGCAGCTTCCGAGGCGATCTGGTTCCCGCTGCGCGAGAAGCTCGGCGCCACTGAATTCCTGGGCTACGAGACCGAGAGCGCCGAAGGCGTGGTGACTGCGCTGGTGAAGGACGGCCAGGAAGTTGCCAGCCTCAAGGCCGGCGAGCCTGGTGCGTTGCTGCTGAACCAGACGCCGTTCTACGCGGAATCCGGCGGCCAGGTCGGCGACACCGGCGTGCTGACGGGTGAGGGCGGCATCAGGTTCCGCGTCACCGACACGCAGAAGAAGCTCGGCGATCTCTTCGTCCATGTCGGCACCGTGGAGAGCGGCGAACTGAGGCTCGGCACCGCGCTGCAGCTCGAGGTCGATCACGGCAGGCGCTCGTCGATCCGCGCGCATCATTCGGCCACGCATCTCATTCACGAGGCGCTGCGCCAGGTGCTCGGCGATCACATCGCCCAGCGCGGCTCGATGGTCGCACCCGACCGTCTCCGCTTCGACTTCGTGCATCCCAAGCCCATCACGGCGGAAGAGCTCGCCCGCGTCGAGGACATCGCCAACGATGTGGTGCTGGAGAACGACGAGGTCACGACCCGCGTCATGGGCGTCGATGAAGCGCGTGAGGCGGGCGCCCGCGCACTGTTCGGCGAGAAATACGGCGACGAGGTCCGGGTCGTCTCAATGGGCCGGACCGCGCGCGAGCGCGGCGCCAACGCGCTAGGCTGGTCGGTCGAACTGTGCGGCGGCACCCATGTGCGGCGCACCGGCGACATCGGCCTGATCACGCTGACCGGCGAGAGCGCGGTGGCCTCCGGCGTGCGCCGCATCGAGGCGCTGACCGGCAATTACGCACGCAGGCACGCCAACGAGACCATGGCGCTGGCGAAGACGGCAGCCAACGAACTGCGCACCTCGATCGACGACGTCCCGGCGCGCATCACCGCGCTGATGGAGGAGCGCAAGAAGCTCGAGCGCGAGCTCTCCGACGCCCGCAAGAAGCTCGCGATGGGCGGCGGCGCGTCCGCCGGCGACGGCGGACAGTCCAACGTCGTGGAGATCGGTGACGTCAAGTTCTACAGGCTGCACGTCACGGGATTGCCGAGCGACGAGCTCAAGTCGCTGGTCGACCAGGCCAAGGCCGAAATCAAGTCGGGTGTCGTCGCCGTTGCGAATACGACGGCCGACGGCAAGGCCAGCCTCGTTGTCGGCGTGACCAAGGATCTGTCGGCCCGCTTCGACGCCGCAAGCCTGGTCAAGATCGGCGTGCCGGTCGTCGGCGGAAAGGGTGGCGGCGGCCGCGCCGAGATGGCGCAAGGGGGCGGTCCTGACGGAGCAAAGGCTCTCGACGCCCTGTCGGAGATCCAAAAAGCCATTGCAGCGGGCGCCTAGGCAGCCATGCGCCTCGTTCCGCGAGGAATTGGGCTTCGCGATCCCAACTTAAGGGATCGCCTCTACGAATTGCTGGAGCACGATCCGCTGGCCTATTCGGCCGGATCGCGCTTCATCCAGCTCATCATCGGCGTCATCGTGCTCAACGTGACTGCGATGATCCTCGCCTCGGTGCCGGAGCTCGACGCGGAGTTCGGTGCGCTGTTTTCGGGGATCACGATCCTGTCCGTGATCGTGTTCGCGCTGGAATATGCCGCGCGGCTGTGGACGGTGGCGGGTCACACGCAACGCAAGGCCTCGGCGCTCGCCGACCGGCTCGGCTATGCCTTCTCGACGCTCGGCATCATCGATCTGCTGGCGTTCCTGCCCGCCGCGATCGTGCTGGCGACGGGTCGGCACGCGACGCTGGCCGCCCTCGGCGTGCTGCCG harbors:
- the gcvH gene encoding glycine cleavage system protein GcvH, producing MTTTLYTSDHEWLAIDGDVATVGITDYAQSQLGDVVFVELPKVGRALKKAEAAAVVESVKAASDVYAPVTGEVLEVNDALTAEPALVNSDAQSKAWFFKIRIADKGELGGLMDEAAYKAHTA
- the gcvT gene encoding glycine cleavage system aminomethyltransferase GcvT; the protein is MLARDDQDSLKRTPLHGLHLSLGGKMVPFAGYDMPVQYPAGVLKEHLQTRSSAGLFDVSHMGQIALRPKSGKVEDAARALERLVPQDIVAIAPGRQRYAQFTNEGGGILDDLMVANFGDHLFLVVNAACKDADEAHLRANLSGDCIIDSLEDRALVALQGPKAESVLAKLCAEAPSMKFMDAGPHKVAGLDCFVSRSGYTGEDGFEISVPAADAERLAKTLLENPDVMPIGLGARDSLRLEAGLCLYGHDIDTDTTPVEAALEWSVQKSRRRGGARAGGFPGAEKILAHFDNGASRRRVGLLAQGRAPVREGALLFATSAGGEPIGKVTSGGFGPSLNAPVAMGYVPTASSALGTQIFAEVRGQRLALTVAAMPFVKNTYKR
- the alaS gene encoding alanine--tRNA ligase; translation: MSGVNEIRSTFLNFFAENGHEIVSSSPLVPRNDPTLMFTNAGMVQFKNVFTGVEKRPYQRATTSQKCVRAGGKHNDLDNVGYTARHLTFFEMLGNFSFGDYFKERAIELAWTLITREYGLKKDKLLVTVYHTDDEAADLWKKIAGFSDDRIIRIPTSDNFWAMGDTGPCGPCSEIFIDRGDHIWGGPPGSPEEDGDRFLEFWNLVFMQYEQVTKEERVDLPRPSIDTGMGLERMASIMQGVDSVFETDLFRHLIDATSSALGSGPNEQTMASFRVIADHLRSSAFLVSDGVLPSNEGRGYVLRRIMRRAMRHAQLLGAKEPLMHRLVWALVREMGQAYPELMRAENLIEETLRLEETRFRKTLTRGLAILDEKSASLKKGDMFDGDVAFTLYDTYGFPLDLTQDALKSRGIGVDQASFTDAMERQKAKARESWKGSGEAASEAIWFPLREKLGATEFLGYETESAEGVVTALVKDGQEVASLKAGEPGALLLNQTPFYAESGGQVGDTGVLTGEGGIRFRVTDTQKKLGDLFVHVGTVESGELRLGTALQLEVDHGRRSSIRAHHSATHLIHEALRQVLGDHIAQRGSMVAPDRLRFDFVHPKPITAEELARVEDIANDVVLENDEVTTRVMGVDEAREAGARALFGEKYGDEVRVVSMGRTARERGANALGWSVELCGGTHVRRTGDIGLITLTGESAVASGVRRIEALTGNYARRHANETMALAKTAANELRTSIDDVPARITALMEERKKLERELSDARKKLAMGGGASAGDGGQSNVVEIGDVKFYRLHVTGLPSDELKSLVDQAKAEIKSGVVAVANTTADGKASLVVGVTKDLSARFDAASLVKIGVPVVGGKGGGGRAEMAQGGGPDGAKALDALSEIQKAIAAGA